The DNA window AGAGCTCCACCGTGCCATAGAGGTTGACACACACCAACTCATCGTGTGGAGGATAGCACGATGCTTCAAACTCCATCATGAAAAGCGACCAACGGCTACCAAGAGGAGTCATATGCATCACCCAAAAGATACAAGCATCTTCCACTTATTGGCAcatgcaataatttttatttctttatcaaaAGTTAAACCCAAGGGCTATTTTCTAATTCCACTCcgtaaaaaatatgaaaatctcaaaaaacccttaattataagttgtgttgtttttttttattggcattGATATCAACTTTGAAAACATCCCttctttgaaatttatataaacatgtagacaattaaaatatacatagaAAAttgttctttgttgaatttcaaACAAGACATGTAAGATTTCCATATTAGGTGGCCAactaagaattattttaattttttgtttattatttgattaattaacatGCATATTGTTGGCGGCCACCACCACGAAGATGCCTCTTGCCAAAATTGTCTTTCTTGATAGGTCTTCCGTCCTCCACACTTGGCAAAGTGCCTTTCTTTTTCGAGCGACAGACGGAACTAACCTCATTCGGCCAGCAAAGTGCCTTTCAATGCTGtccttttctgtttgttttttttattcatttcctCGATATGGCACATGCCATTGCAAGGTCCATAAAGCCTCAAGATCAGTAAATTGCCTCCTGCTTCAATCCTCCCATAGGACTCGGATCCGATTCTCCATGCCAATAGGAAGAATGAACATAACCCACTTCCAATGGTGCTGTAATTCACACTATTTTACAGTCTTGATGAGAGATTAAGCGTTTGGACTTTAGCAGAAAATCTCAAGTAATCTTGCAAATTAAGGTTACACTAAATCAAGAAATGCGATACATGCACGAGCAATCACTAGAAATCCCATGTCATTTAAGCTCTTATTTGAAGTAATTAGTACATCCAAGTCATATTTGTCACTCGATCCCCTATTAGGAatccatcaaagaaaaaaaaaagaaatgtaaaaACACAACAACATGGAGAAAAAAGAGGGAAGACTTTCAAGGTGGGAACCACACAGAACCCTGTCACATTATCAGTGTCGTGTTTTGTGCTTGGCAGATAAGCACGGACACATCAAGCCATCTCCACTTGACCACCTTTTGGTAAATCTTGAGCGAACTCTTCAACACCATAAACTGAATTATGCCTGGACTCGTACTTCTCCCCATCACCCCACAATGCATAGGCCTCTTCTCCATGAATGGCATCATCACCGGTTTGCAATTCCTCATCAGACAATCTCAATGGAACTACAAACCTAATCAACAAGCATATAATACTAGTGACAAAAACGTTAAGAGAAACCACAAAGAGAATTCCTAGCAACTGAATGCCCATTTGCTTGAATCCTGCAGAGGCCCTGCCCATTTGCAGGCCATAGGCAAGTCCTATGTAGTGCTGCCAGTCAGGCACCAAGTAAAAGATGCGGTTGAGCTTAGGATGCGCAAAGAAGCCAGTCAGGATGCCTCCCAAGCTCCCTGCAACAGCATGGGTGTGGAAAACTGCCATGGTGTCATCGACTTGTTTCAGGAGCCACAATTTCTTGTGCAGGACCATCATAGTGTACCACGGGATGCTACCAGACATTATGCCCATTAGGATTGCAGCCCAACCTTGCACAACTCCTGTTCAATGGAAGATTTTTGAACCTTTATAAAATTGTCCAACGCTAATTAAGGTGCATGTAGTTGACTCATCTAAGCCAATTTTAATTAAGCTAATCATTAGGAGGTGTGAAACATGTAAATTCAACAACCTTGTCGTGTATCCAAAGAATCTAGGCTGTTCCGATCGAAACTTTAAATATAGAGAATATTATCTAACAAATCGATGTCCCCAAGTTGTTTCTAGTTATAGTTGCCCCTTTAAGAGGTTCTTCCAGATTACAAAAGGATACAAagcattgaaattttttaaattcattgcCAGGGGATGATGGCCAAAAACAAGGGTAACGACGATTTACCTGCAGCAGGGGTGATGCAAACTAGACCAGTGATCATGCCTTGTGTGGCTCCAATGACAGAGGGCTTTCCGAAGAAAAGGATGTCAAGAAGGAGCCAGGTCAACAAACTGGTGGCGGTGCAGACATGAGTGTTAAGAACGGCCAGAGATGCGTCTGTACTGACAGTGTAAGGATCACCGCCGTTGAAACCACTCCATCCCATCCAAAGCAGCCCAGCACCTGCCAACATCAGTATAATGTTGTTTGGTGGGAACCTTTCTCTGTCCTTGATTGTCCTTGGTCCCACCTGTTCCACACAAACTGTTAGCATGATATAAAGTTGGACTCAGAACttcttaattttagtttttactgAGCAATAGAGTGGTCAATGATAGTTAGTTACCCAATAAGCTGCAGTAAAACCAGCAACGCCGGATGAAAGGTGAATGACATATCCTCCAGAGTAATCAATGATCCCTCGCTTAGCTAACCAACCTTCGGGGCACCATATACTATAAGCAGTGATAGTGTAAGAGAAGGTAAGCCACAGTGGTACAAACAGCATCCATGCATGAAAATTCATCCTTCCCAGCAACGCCCCAGCAACCAAAATCAAGGTGATCGCAGCAAACACAAACTGGAAATAAACCATGGTCGCATTAGGCAAGTACCCAAGAAAGGCTTGGTGCAAAAGAAACTTTTGGTCCAAGGAAACATCAGGCCTGCCAAGGAAAGGAATCATTTTGTCTCCGAATGACATTTGGTAGCCCCAGCCCACCCAGCACACGAGCACAGACGCGAAGGCGTATAAGGCCATGAATGCCGAGTTCACAGCCCATTTCTTTTTCACGATACTGCCATAAAGGATCACAAGGCCTGGTACACTTTGAAGACCCACAAGAGTTGCCGCCGTGAGTTGCCACGCGTTGTCTCCTTTGTTCATCCATGCTGGACTTGCTTCATCGGGCAATAGGTTGAGTGGAAGTTCTGCCATTTGGGCTGAGCTTTGTCTTGCACTAAGGCTTTTCGCCTCCTATAGACACTTTGAC is part of the Populus trichocarpa isolate Nisqually-1 chromosome 2, P.trichocarpa_v4.1, whole genome shotgun sequence genome and encodes:
- the LOC7480666 gene encoding ammonium transporter 2 member 4, with the translated sequence MAELPLNLLPDEASPAWMNKGDNAWQLTAATLVGLQSVPGLVILYGSIVKKKWAVNSAFMALYAFASVLVCWVGWGYQMSFGDKMIPFLGRPDVSLDQKFLLHQAFLGYLPNATMVYFQFVFAAITLILVAGALLGRMNFHAWMLFVPLWLTFSYTITAYSIWCPEGWLAKRGIIDYSGGYVIHLSSGVAGFTAAYWVGPRTIKDRERFPPNNIILMLAGAGLLWMGWSGFNGGDPYTVSTDASLAVLNTHVCTATSLLTWLLLDILFFGKPSVIGATQGMITGLVCITPAAGVVQGWAAILMGIMSGSIPWYTMMVLHKKLWLLKQVDDTMAVFHTHAVAGSLGGILTGFFAHPKLNRIFYLVPDWQHYIGLAYGLQMGRASAGFKQMGIQLLGILFVVSLNVFVTSIICLLIRFVVPLRLSDEELQTGDDAIHGEEAYALWGDGEKYESRHNSVYGVEEFAQDLPKGGQVEMA